A region from the Metarhizium brunneum chromosome 7, complete sequence genome encodes:
- the sdnM_1 gene encoding Transcriptional regulator sdnM: MATKKTDIETAKSDSAFENIPIEEKDRFPPVDNIRNRMFFVVRETLRKELMRDALGELIRHHLPILGARIEKDETGLLVYRMPSTFSHGYKLFEWSENSIDATLESTQLLPTSLPRDGSPIFGSLSVQDMENKWTPSDWPVERQFEKADTPLLLAHITSYADATVVALSLPHIVSDGMGFGSLVTAWLQVMDGQTPAPFLNLEPGTLNGPDDIPQEELRRKKKFRVTSKAETAASLLGFLPDLVKHPKEVRRILFLPSTLVTDLRNRHNDDLKARYGKNTPALSDGDILIGILAKFAYIGRKSAKMVTLTSAVNGRGLHPALPANKPYLHNCVTFAIGRLPISNKTPLLEIAHAHNQAVWEAFKVENIERDLAVTREACRRGAFPYFCEPLEMAFFTSNWSGAWHQANFAPAVVRKGADATGTIPDVVTPLVFGQARRLRNNFLMRYGSQIMCKADGGYWCDFTASTKGMELVQDLIRLDPKLHSL, encoded by the coding sequence atggcgacaAAAAAGACAGACATAGAGACTGCGAAGTCTGACAGCGCCTTCGAGAATATACCTATTGAGGAAAAAGACCGATTTCCTCCCGTTGACAATATCCGCAACCGGATGTTCTTCGTTGTCCGTGAGACACTGCGCAAAGAATTGATGCGGGACGCACTTGGGGAACTTATTAGACACCATTTACCTATTCTCGGTGCCCGGATTGAAAAGGACGAAACTGGGCTCTTGGTGTACCGTATGCCCAGTACATTTTCCCACGGTTACAAATTATTTGAATGGTCAGAGAACAGCATAGACGCAACCCTAGAGTCAACTCAGCTGCTGCCCACCAGCTTGCCTCGTGATGGATCCCCCATCTTCGGATCATTGTCTGTCCAAGACATGGAAAACAAATGGACGCCATCGGATTGGCCTGTCGAACGCCAATTCGAGAAGGCGGATACACCACTCCTCCTCGCCCACATTACAAGCTACGCAGACGCCACGGTTGTTGCTCTAAGCTTGCCACATATTGTATCGGATGGGATGGGTTTTGGAAGCCTCGTTACTGCCTGGCTTCAAGTCATGGACGGCCAGACACCTGCCCCGTTCCTAAACCTCGAACCTGGCACCTTGAACGGCCCCGACGACATTCCACAGGAAGAACTacgaagaaagaagaaattcCGCGTGACCTCAAAAGCAGAGACTGCGGCCTCATTGCTGGGCTTCCTACCCGATCTCGTAAAGCATCCTAAAGAAGTCAGACGGATACTGTTCCTGCCCTCCACGCTGGTTACCGACTTGCGAAATCGACACAACGATGATCTAAAAGCCAGATACGGAAAGAACACGCCAGCGCTAAGTGACGGAGACATTCTGATTGGCATCCTTGCCAAATTCGCATATATAGGTCGCAAATCGGCCAAAATGGTGACTCTGACGTCTGCCGTCAACGGCCGCGGACTCCATCCAGCGCTCCCTGCAAACAAGCCATACCTTCACAATTGTGTCACCTTTGCCATCGGCCGCTTGCCTATTTCCAACAAAACTCCCCTCTTGGAGATTGCCCATGCTCACAACCAAGCCGTCTGGGAGGCATTCAAGGTggaaaacattgaacgagACTTGGCTGTGACGAGGGAAGCCTGTCGTCGAGGAGCCTTTCCCTACTTTTGCGAACCGCTCGAGATGGCCTTCTTCACAAGCAACTGGTCTGGGGCATGGCATCAAGCGAATTTTGCGCCGGCGGTAGTTCGAAAGGGAGCCGATGCTACTGGCACCATTCCTGATGTGGTTACGCCTCTGGTGTTTGGGCAAGCTCGCCGTCTGCGAAATAATTTCCTCATGAGATACGGCTCTCAGATCATGTGCAAGGCCGACGGCGGATATTGGTGTGACTTTACCGCCTCCACCAAGGGAATGGAACTGGTGCAAGATCTTATTAGGCTGGACCCGAAGCTGCATAGTTTGTAG
- the lepI gene encoding O-methyltransferase lepI gives MPDFLEKHSYSEVNDVTKGIFQDAFTTSLSCYEYLAQNSKLQGYMQEAMSLQKPEGDWASALHIDEAVQSWSISEPTRILFVDIGGGLGHQCIRMRETYPDIAGRVILQDMPITIGRLPKPMPHGIEAMEHNFDNLQPIKNAKFYYVRNVLHGLPDSNCISMLKKIAPSMNAESVLVIDDIVIPDIGARSQACQLDFIMMASIAGMKRTRQQWHTLLKAAGFNVMEIRTYSEPLQDSLILASLAC, from the exons ATGCCTGACTTCCTTGAAAAGCATTCCTACAGTGAGGTAAACGATGTTACAAAGGGCATATTTCAGGACGCCTTCACAACGAGCCTCTCCTGCTATGAGTATCTGGCTCAGAATTCGAAACTCCAAGGATATATGCAAGAAGCAATGAGCCTCCAAAAGCCAGAGGGCGATTGGGCGTCAGCTTTGCATATAGACGAAGCAGTTCAGAGCTGGAGCATCTCAGAACCCACTCGTATTTTGtttgtcgacattggcggtggccttggccaccaaTGCATCCGAATGCGAGAGACATATCCAGATATCGCTGGCCGGGTAATCCTGCAAGACATGCCCATCACCATCGGACGACTACCCAAGCCGATGCCTCATGGAATTGAAGCTATGGAGCATAATTTTGACAACCTTCAGCCCATCAAAA ATGCCAAGTTCTACTATGTGCGAAACGTTCTCCATGGCTTACCAGACAGCAACTGCATctccatgttgaagaagattgCACCATCTATGAATGCGGAATCCGTGCTCGTTATTGACGATATTGTTATCCCAGATATTGGAGCTCGCAGTCAGGCATGTCAACTGGATTTCATAATGATGGCTTCAATCGCGGGCATGAAGCGAACGCGACAGCAATGGCATACTCTTCTCAAGGCTGCGGGGTTTAACGTCATGGAGATTCGAACTTATAGCGAGCCATTGCAGGACTCCTTAATCCTTGCGTCACTGGCTTgttaa
- the TRI6 gene encoding Trichothecene biosynthesis transcription regulator TRI6, giving the protein MDNSPTHKCALFQSGVPLLDNAELSENHTWHLQPSHLQHGPWSLPPTHQTPPFTKARNSECAPCPDNMIYPAMYPGLPESLMADQYSIKLPNSPRDNLADSAFVQDLCLESDLPFDPRSHLVDLDTMFDVRWDGASAGLASRHSYTATTEDASPESSNTSESSDWVPKDVYEMGFLDEDGNWRCGYAGCRSGSIFHRACDLRKHYTSHTKVFFCARPECAALGLGFAARKDYERHMRSHQPNIACLDASCNRVFSRMDNMKPLLQDAPTTTKYPVSETLSEEV; this is encoded by the exons ATGGATAACTCACCCACTCACAAATGTGCTCTTTTCCAATCAGGAGTTCCGCTGCTGGACAATGCTGAGCTTTCT GAGAACCACACGTGGCATTTACAACCAAGTCATCTCCAGCATGGGCCGTGGAGCCTGCCGCCGACCCATCAAACACCTCCATTTACCAAGGCCAGGAATTCAGAATGCGCTCCTTGCCCGGACAACATGATATATCCTGCCATGTATCCCGGTTTACCCGAGTCTCTCATGGCAGATCAGTATTCCATAAAGTTACCCAACTCTCCCCGAGACAACCTGGCCGACTCGGCTTTCGTGCAAGACCTCTGCCTAGAGTCCGACCTGCCCTTTGACCCGCGAAGCCACcttgtcgacttggacaCCATGTTTGACGTGCGATGGGATGGGGCATCGGCTGGGCTTGCCAGCAGACACTCTTacacggcgacgacggaagATGCTTCTCCAGAGTCGTCCAATACGAGCGAGTCGAGCGACTGGGTTCCCAAGGATGTGTACGAGATGGGCTTTCTCGACGAAGATGGAAACTGGCGATGCGGCTACGCAGGTTGCAGATCAGGCAGCATATTTCATCGCGCATGCGATCTCCGAAAACACTACACTTCCCACACCAAGGTCTTCTTCTGTGCCCGGCCTGAATGTGCCGCTCTGGGGCTAGGCTTTGCCGCCAGGAAGGATTACGAGCGACACATGCGCTCGCACCAGCCCAATATCGCGTGTCTAGATGCGTCGTGTAATCGAGTATTTAGCAGAATGGACAACATG AAACCACTTCTTCAAGATGCACCAACGACGACAAAATACCCTGTTTCCGAAACCTTGTCGGAGGAGGTCTAA